One genomic window of Fusarium keratoplasticum isolate Fu6.1 chromosome 3, whole genome shotgun sequence includes the following:
- a CDS encoding MADS-box domain-containing protein: protein MADITDQHDQTSPTELDESQNVGNGSAATESRGVKRQRPSAGDDDDDDDEKGGRERRKIEIKFISDKSRRHITFSKRKAGIMKKAYELSVLTGTQVLLLVVSETGLVYTFTTPKLQPLVTKAEGKNLIQACLNAPEPTPGNENGVDGGDQVESPEEPANQHLPPQGSRPGMPQNPHMAGNYMPPNMPMDPQQALAYQSYVQRNQGYGSGIPPQPGMPSNNHHQS, encoded by the exons ATGGCCGACATCACAGATCAGCACGACCAAACCTCGCCCACCGAGCTCGACGAGTCGCAGAACGTTGGCAATGGCAGCGCCGCCACCGAGTCTCGCGGCGTCAAGCGCCAGCGTCCTTCAgcaggcgacgacgacgacgatgatgacgagaaggGTGGTCGCGAGCGTCGCAAGATTGAGATCAAGTTCATCAGCGACAAGTCTCGGCGACACATCACCTTTTCCAAGCGCAAGGCCGGAATCATGAAGAAG GCATACGAGCTTTCTGTCCTCACGGGCACTcaagtccttcttctcgtcgtctctGAAACCGGTCTCGTGTATACATTCACCACACCCAAGCTCCAACCTCTCGTaaccaaggccgagggcaagAACTTGATTCAG GCATGCCTGAACGCACCCGAACCCACGCCTGGTAACGAGAACGGCGTGGATGGTGGTGACCAGGTCGAGTCTCCGGAAGAGCCCGCCAACCAACATCTCCCCCCTCAGGGCAGCCGACCCGGCATGCCCCAGAACCCTCACATGGCCGGCAACTATATGCCCCCCAACATGCCCATGGATCCCCAGCAGGCTTTGGCGTATCAAAGCTACGTGCAACGGAATCAGGGCTACGGTTCAGGCATACCCCCGCAACCGGGCATGCCctccaacaaccaccaccagtCGTAA
- a CDS encoding Thioredoxin domain-containing protein — protein sequence MRTTLSSGLRPLYGMAPLAKPPPRMISRALSTTTPRQAKNHIYAPIRNNDSFSTYLSLSTSSRTPLLTLWTASWCSTCKVVSPLIRELVESGVGEDEGGVSLATVEFDSPDIMSGSPNLAMTYMITSIPTLLSFDGGEAQTATKLADARKLSDKEFLKEWIRTEAKRHGGRGGGGGGGGGASSAFGGLFGR from the exons ATGCGTACTACTCTATCGTCTGGGCTACGGCCCCTCTACGGGATGGCGCCTTTAGCCAAACCGCCGCCTCGTATGATTTCCCGAGCCctctcaaccaccaccccGCGGCAAGCCAAGAACCATATATACGCCCC CATCCGCAACAACGACTCATTCTCAACCtacctctctctctcgaCCTCGTCCCGCACACCCCTTCTCACCCTCTGGACCGCATCCTGGTGCTCAACCTGCAAAGTCGTCAGCCCCCTCATCCGGGAACTTGTCGAGTCCGGCgtgggcgaggatgagggcgGCGTTTCCCTTGCTACGGTCGAGTTTGACTCGCCCGATATCATGTCCGGGAGCCCCAATCTTGCCATGACCTATATGATCACCAGCATCCCCACGTTGCTGAGCTTTGACGGCGGAGAGGCCCAGACGGCGACCAAGCTGGCGGATGCGAGGAAGCTTTCCGACAAGGAGTTTCTCAAGGAATGGATCAGGACTGAGGCTAAGAGGCACGGAGGTcgcggcggaggcggcggaggcggcggaggtGCTTCGTCGGCTTTTGGAGGATTATTTGGGAGGTGA
- a CDS encoding Copper transport protein: MSFVPRHDMPGMDADSSSSSSSSHSSHGSSSSSIMAMVFQTQRQTPLYSDSWTPESAGAYAGTCIFLAILAIIARCLVAFKAVQEARWLDREAARRYVAVNGKLPLAEQIASGPDARRMTLTENGVEETVVVVERKRAAARPWRFSVDPVRACLDTVIVGIGYLLMLAVMTMNVGYFLSVLAGVFVGSLAVGRYTQSVEH; the protein is encoded by the exons ATGTCCTTCGTTCCCCGTCACGACATGCCCGGCATGGACGctgactcctcctcctcctcctcctcgtcgcaCTCGTCGCatggctccagctccagctccatcatggccatggtcttCCAAACCCAGAGACAAACCCCTCTCTACTCGGACTCGTGGACGCCCGAAAGCGCCGGAGCCTACGCCGGCACCtgcatcttcctcgccatactcgccatcatcgcccgTTGCCTCGTCGCCTTCAAGGCCGTGCAAGAGGCCCGCTGGCTGGACCGTGAGGCTGCGCGCCGATACGTCGCCGTCAATGGAAAGCTCCCGCTGGCAGAGCAGATTGCCTCGGGGCCGGATGCGCGCCGCATGACACTGACTGAGAATGGCGTCGAGGAGACGGTGGTGGTCGTGGAGAGGAAGCGAGCTGCTGCGAGGCCGTGGCGGTTCAGTGTCGACCCTGTTCGAGCGTGCCTCGACACGGTCATTGTCGGGATTGGATATCTTCT CATGTTGGCCGTCATGACCATGAATGTCGGCTACTTCCTCTCGGTCCTGGCCGGCGTCTTCGTCGGCAGCCTCGCAGTCGGTCGATATACACAATCAGTTGAGCACTAG
- a CDS encoding D-arabinono-1,4-lactone oxidase encodes MDPLVAAELAKLQDDGVAFRARQRHVHQTWARTFSSLPELYIQPESLAEVQKVVNLARRCRRRLVTAGCGHSPSNITCTSSWLVNLDNFNRIISVDKETGVVVMEGGIRLYTLCEELERHGLAMPNLGSINQQSISGAISTGTHGSSLRHGLMSEDIISLKVTLADGTTVQCSKDTKPDLFRAALLSLGALGIITEVTFKAVPAFSLKWRQVIDTDYKMFEAWNHELWTQSEFVRVWWFPYTRRAVVWQADKTDEEHRDPPQSGYDGALGYYVYHNLLYIAQYVPRVLPWVEWFVFGMQYGFRNGTSSSAIQPSRKALLMNCLYSQFVNEWAIPLKKGPEALRRLSSWLNHLTPDDPDYVPHNIPFSAEGLYVHSPVEVRVSDTTLTSNARPYLDITVDDGPTLYLNATLYRPYWLDPPCHDRYYEAFEWLMKDLGGKPHWAKNFQSHRPEIEAFYGKELDSFRAVRDSVDPQGMFVGPWHRDRIMADGAGLELEEVEMRREQSRKRGVTTFGII; translated from the coding sequence ATGGACCCCCTCGTGGCCGCGGAGCTCGCAAAGCTCCAAGACGACGGCGTCGCCTTTCGCGCCCGCCAGCGGCACGTCCACCAGACATGGGCGCGCACTTTCTCGTCCCTCCCAGAACTGTATATCCAGCCAGAGTCGCTGGCCGAGGTGCAAAAGGTGGTCAATCTTGCGCGGAGGTGTCGTAGACGCCTGGTGACGGCGGGATGCGGTCATTCGCCGTCAAACATCACCTGCACGTCGAGCTGgctcgtcaacctcgacaacttTAACAGGATCATCTCTGTGGACAAGGAGACGGGTGTGGTTGTCATGGAGGGAGGGATCAGGCTGTATACGCTGTgcgaggagcttgagaggcATGGACTTGCTATGCCCAACCTTGGGAGCATCAACCAGCAGTCCATCAGCGGCGCCATTTCTACTGGTACTCACGGCAGCAGTTTGCGCCACGGTCTCATGTCAGAGGACATCATCTCTCTCAAGGTCACCCTCGCCGACGGGACTACAGTCCAATGCTCCAAGGACACAAAACCCGACCTCTTCCGAGCCGCCCTGCTCTCGCTGGGCGCACTTGGAATCATCACAGAGGTCACCTTCAAGGCCGTCCCGGCCTTTAGCCTCAAGTGGAGGCAGGTCATTGACACCGATTACAAGATGTTTGAGGCCTGGAACCACGAGCTGTGGACGCAGAGCGAGTTTGTCAGGGTCTGGTGGTTCCCTTACACGAGGCGTGCTGTGGTTTGGCAGGCGGACAAGACGGACGAGGAGCACCGTGATCCACCCCAGAGCGGTTACGATGGCGCCCTTGGATACTATGTCTACCACAACCTGCTGTACATCGCACAGTACGTCCCGAGGGTTCTTCCCTGGGTCGAGTGGTTCGTGTTTGGCATGCAGTACGGCTTCCGCAACGGAACAAGCTCGTCGGCCATTCAGCCGAGCCGCAAGGCCCTCCTCATGAACTGCCTCTACTCGCAGTTTGTCAACGAGTGGGCTATTCCTCTCAAGAAGGGCCCTGAAGCTCTTCGACGGCTGAGTTCATGGCTCAATCACTTGACGCCTGACGATCCCGACTATGTCCCCCACAACATCCCCTTTTCCGCTGAGGGCCTCTACGTCCACTCACCTGTCGAAGTTCGTGTGAGTGACACTACACTAACCTCCAACGCGCGACCCTACCTCGACATCACCGTCGACGACGGACCAACCCTGTATCTCAACGCCACGCTCTACCGACCCTACTGGCTGGACCCTCCCTGCCACGACAGGTACTACGAGGCGTTTGAGTGGTTGATGAAGGACCTCGGCGGCAAGCCTCACTGGGCAAAGAACTTCCAATCCCACCGCCCAGAGATCGAGGCCTTCTACGGCAAGGAGCTTGACTCTTTCCGTGCAGTGCGGGACAGCGTCGACCCCCAGGGCATGTTTGTCGGACCGTGGCATCGTGACCGGATAATGGCGGACGGTGCAGGacttgagctggaggaggtggagatGCGGAGGGAGCAGAGCAGAAAACGAGGCGTAACGACGTTTGGAATCATTTGA